CAAGTAAATTCATTAATCCTGCCTTGAATGGCGGGATTCTCTTTTTTCTTTTTAACCACTATAGTTATAGTCCAACACTTACTAAATTGGACTTCATGAAAAGCAAGGTCTTTTTCACCGATTTGAAAGTCCGGAAGGATTTTGAAAACACCCTGAGCAAAATCAGGCGCCTTTTTGACGCGGCAGGATTCGAGTCCTTAATTGATGAGAATGATCTTACCGCTATAAAATTACATTTCGGTGAAAGAGGTAACGAAGGATTCATAAGCCCGGTGCATGTCCGGCAGGTTGTGGAAAAATTGCAGGATTCTGGGGCAAAACCCCTCCTGACGGATACAAATACACTGTACTCAGGTTCCCGCCGCAATGCTGTAGATCACCTGACAACTGCCATAGAGCATGGATTCGGTTATGAGGTCACAAGGGCACCTCTTGTTATTGCAGACGGCCTTGATGGAAAGGATTTCCGTGAGACTGCAATTTCAGGAACTCATTTTGATAAAGTCAAAATTGCATCATCGATTGCGGATGCCTCCGGCATGATAGTAATGTCTCACTTCAAGGGACACGAACTTGCGGGTTTTGGTGGAGCTATCAAGAACCTTGCCATGGGATGTGCAGCAGTTCCCGGCAAGATGGAGCAGCATGCAGGATTACATCCTGAAATCGATCCTGACACCTGTGTTGGATGTGGAAAGTGTGTTGATACCTGTATTTATGAAGCTCTGGAACTTTCCGGAGGGATTGCGTCTGTCAGGCATGAAAGCTGTGTTGGGTGCGGGGAATGCATGCTGGTGTGTCCTGTTGAAGCAATCGGATTTAACCATGAAAGGGATTCTGAAAAGTTCATTGAGATTATGACTGAATATGCCCTTGGAGCGGTCACAGGGAAGCAGCAGAAAGTCGGCTACATGAATTTCCTTGTTAACATAACCCCGGACTGTGATTGCGTACCATGGAGCGATATCCCACTTGTACCGGATATCGGAATTCTTGCGTCTACTGACCCTGTAGCGATTGATGCAGCAAGTCTCTACCTCGTGAACCAGCAACATGGGATTGTTCACTCAAAACTGCATTCCAATTTTGAAATAGGGGAAGATAAGTTCAAGGGAGTCTGGGAAAATGCAGAGGGAAATCACCAGCTTGATTATGGAGAGAAGATTGGACTTGGAAGCAGGGATTATGAACTGATAAATATATAACTGCTAGATACTAAAAAATCAAAAAAGGAAAAAAAGAAAGTGAGCCCGGAAATTCCGGGCGCTGTCTGTTTTAGATACCTCTTCTCCTGTATCCGGCGTACATCACTCCCACTGCCATCAGTACAAGTATTGTGCCTATGATGTCAGCACCGGAGAACGCCATACTACTAGATTTCTCAGGTTGCTGAGACTCCTTGTTCATTTCGTAGCCTTCAACATAAGAACTGGATTCCTGTGGTAATGGTTCCTGCAGTGATTCACCATATCCACCAGGACTTGCATAAGTCTGGTTCTCTGTACCGGAAGAAACGATCTGAGCCTCACCGGTTCCACCAGAGCTACTGCTCTTGGAAGAGGTTGTAGAACTCTGAGTATCTCCATTGCTCTGAGTAGTTCCGGTTAACTCCTGCCTTAGTCTCTGATATTCCTCTGCCGTCTCCTGGTCAACAACACCAGGAACTGACATAATACCCTGCACATACTCATCCAACAGAGGATTTCCACAGGTATGGTGGCAGCAGGTAAAACCATTTTCGACCACAGATTCCACGTATTCCTTAACAAGATGCTGGACAATCTCGTCAGGTGCATCCCAGCCTTCTTTTCTTGTAGTTTCAAGTAGTCTTCCTGTCATCGACTGGTAATGGTACGGACTCGTCTCCTTAAGCCAGTCACTGACTTCAGGATCATTTATATAGGTCTGATAAGCCTGTTCCCACATAGCATCTGTTATCAACTCCGGGTTTGTAGCTTCCCACATCCATAGAACTTCAAAGAAATCACTCATTTCGGAAGCCCCTGCATAACCATGTGCCATCATTCCTTCAATCCATGTTGGATTAAAATATCTGGAATAAAGTTCAGTAAAAGCATATGATTCCAATGTCTGGACCTCTTCAGAACCTGGAGACTCCAGATTAATTACGTATGAATCAGGCGCATTTCCTGAAAGGTATTCTATCAAAAGATTTAAGCCTCCCAGATACTGAACAAAATCATCATTGTCGAACATTCCATACAGATTGGAACTACGACTGTGAGCCGTAACTTCTACATCAATTAGATTCATACTGTACAGGGAATCAACATCTGTACCCCACACATTCTGACCATATGCATGACTCATCCGGCTCAGGAACAATTCTGCAAGTTTATCAGTATTATTCCACGTATCACTTGCCTCTATGGCATTTGGAAGACCTGTTCCGTATGCTCCGTCAGCAGAACCGAATATTCTCAATAGTGAAAGGTTGTGCGCATCGCTTTCACTTAGAGAAGGAGTTTCGTTCATTAGGGCATCTCTGATTAAATCAGAGTTCTGCTTAACATAATTTATTGGAGGTTCATCCTGCTCGTATGAAACCTGAACTGCCTTATCAATAAGTCGCACTTTATCCGGGAACATATCCCTGTAGAGCCCTGAAATCTGGATTACTACATCTATTCGTGGCCGATCCAGATTTTCAATTGGTTTTACATCAACAACCCGGCCATTATCCCATACAGGCTCAACTCCGAGCAGATAGAATATCTGGGCTTCCATCACACCTTCATGGCGGGTAGTTTCCCCTGCCCAGAGCACATAAGCCACTTTTCGAGGATATTCACCATCGTGTTTTTCCTTATGCGCCTCAAGCATCTGATCAGCCATTAACTTACCAAGTTCCCATGCTGCCACCGTAGGAACCTTGCGCTGATCAAACGCATAGAAATTCCTGCCTGTTGGTAATGTATCAGGTTTCCCGACAGGATCACCACCCAGGTTGGCTGCTATGAATTGGCCATCAAGTGCTCTGAGAGTCTGGTTGATTTCATTCTCACTTTCTTGTATGCTAGCTGTGTACAACTGTGCATCCTCAAGATAGTGATCAATAGTCAATGAAGTCGTACCCAGCACTTCCTGCTGTGCAGCAGTTCGATTCATACCCTGATTCAAAACCAGATCCAGCAAAAGCAACTGCGCATTTTCTGAAGAATTATACTTACTTACCTCATCTGCAAAGTTTCTGCCAAGCATGGAATTTATCATTCCCGTAAGCTCGTCCCCTTGCATAGCTGTGCCCAGAATATGAAGACCATAGGGCATTGAAGTAGTTTTGAGATCATCGAGTAGGTGTTCAAGTTCTTCCAGGAACTCATCCTCAAAAGTAGTCTCATTCTCAATCAAGTTCATGTCAAGTTGTTCATCAAGATTTAACTTTTTTGTAAGGTTGATTATCTCTGCTTTATGGAACTCCTTTTGAGGCTCATACACAGCCATCTCATAGTTTATTATTGCATCACTCAGATTAGCGTGGTCACCATAGCTGCCAGCTGCAATAATTGGAGGCACAAGGTGATCAATAATTACTGCATTTCCCCTGCGTTTCGCCTGGTTTCCTTCACCGAGACCATCCATTACATAGGGATATACAACCGGCAGATGACCTGTCATTAAAGATGGCCAGTCGTATCTTGACAGCCCAAACTGCTTGCCTGGAAGCCATTCCTGTGTACCGTGCCGACCAAAGTGTACAATCGCATCTGCACCATAGCCATCATCCTTTTGCAACCAGAGGTAGAAAGCAATATACTGGTGGTGAGGAGGAAGATCCTTATCGTGATACAGAACATCGTTGTCCTGCAACCAGCCACGTGTCGGCTGTGGTGTTAGCATCACACCATCACCCGCATCAATCTTTGGTATGACCAGATACTGACCTGTATCATTTTCATACACCATGATTTCACCGGGAACCGGACCCCACATGTCAGTGACTTCTTGTTGCTTCTCCTCCGGCAACTCGCTAAACCACTGTTGATATGTCTCAACAGGCAACAAAACAACATTACCGGTTTCAACAAGTTTTTCCAATTCACCCGGCGCCCAGGTTCCGATATTGATACCCTGTGTGAGCATTGTATCAATAAGAGCTGTCTGGTTAGGAATATGGGTAGTATTAACATTATATCCAGCTTTTTCCATTTCTACCAGCATGTTACAAAGACTGGATGCAACATTCAGATAGGAAGCGCCGATACTGTCTTTTCCGCCACCATGACTGTAATAAATTATTGCTATCTTCTTTTCCTCTTCAGGTTTGTCAGCAAGATTCGTCTGGGCAATAGTTCGATCTACAAACCATTCTAATTGATAATCAATAGACCGATATTCGGTGGCTTGAGTATCTGGATTGATTTCCGATGTAGCTACAATTATTGGATCGATTGAACCTTCAAGTTCAGGAAGATCGATCTTCAGCATTTTGTTGGAAGGTAACGGGTGACTGCTATTTTCCCATTCACTGAGATTCATATAATTGTTGATTACCCAGTTCATTACAGGCACATTCAATTCTTCCGCATCGAATTTGTTCCCAAAATAGGTAGTCGTGGCAATCGCATCTACAAGTGTTTCATTATCATTTTTGAAATAGTCACCACAAGGTTGATTGTCTGAGCCGTAGGTGGCAATCACATTAACACCACGGGATTCGAATTCCCGAATCAATGCATCCACTGGTTCTATATTCAAGGGATAGTAACTCTTGTAGAAAGTAATTCCAACCGTTGGAAGAGCTGGATCATACGCATGGCTGCTATTCGTACGACCTTGATACCATTCCAGATATGTGGTTAGATTTTCAGTCAAATGCCTTTCCATATCCGGATGATAGATTGCACTGTCCGGAAGTTCTTTGGGGGATTCAACCGTAAGATCTTTTCTTCCATAACAATCATATGCAATCTTATAGACCAGATTCTCAATATTTGATGCATCATAAGCTCCGTTTGCCCAGTATACTTGAAGAACTTCTTTGAAGCTATCAGGGTCAATATTGGATGGGATACTCTCATTAAGAGCAGTATTGTCATCTATTACAACAGCTCCATTTTCAATCGCTTCATTAACCGTATCCATAAGATTCAATGCAGTAGTACTACTGAGCATCTGAACATAGATTACGTCCATGTCGCTTAGATCAGCGCCGTGTTCGTTCACAGATTCAGATAGATAATAGTGGAAAGTAATATTCTTCTCAGGATCATTGTTTATTATATCGCGGGCTTCGTTGAGCGAAATTGTATGGCTTGCATAACCAGTAACAATAGCAATATTCAGGTGAGGACTATTTGTGAATACTTCCGGTGATTGAATTTCCATCTCCTCTAATAGCAAGACAGTTACATTGCTTCTGTTATAGATTGATGAACCCATGGGTAAAACAGTCTTACCGGATATCGAAGTACGCTGAAGGAGACTAAGAGCAGCGTTTACATCAGTCTCTGTGTCTTTGCTACTGACACGTAAATCAAAGTCTGATAAAGGCTCACCGTTCTCAATCACAATTTCAGTTGTGTTGGTATACCATTTCCAGGTAGATGAACTGGAAGAGTACACATGCTGAAGTGCAACAATCGCATAATTGCCATTGGGAACGTCATTGAAACTGTAATCGCCATATTCATCACTTGTTGTATTGGCAATGAGTTCGGATGAGTCAGATGTCAGAATTACAGTAACATTGCTTCTGTTATAGATTGATGAACCCATGGGTAAAACAGTCTTACCGGATATCGAAGTACGCTGAAGGAGACTAAGAGCAGCGTTTACATC
The window above is part of the Methanohalophilus levihalophilus genome. Proteins encoded here:
- a CDS encoding DUF362 domain-containing protein, producing the protein MKSKVFFTDLKVRKDFENTLSKIRRLFDAAGFESLIDENDLTAIKLHFGERGNEGFISPVHVRQVVEKLQDSGAKPLLTDTNTLYSGSRRNAVDHLTTAIEHGFGYEVTRAPLVIADGLDGKDFRETAISGTHFDKVKIASSIADASGMIVMSHFKGHELAGFGGAIKNLAMGCAAVPGKMEQHAGLHPEIDPDTCVGCGKCVDTCIYEALELSGGIASVRHESCVGCGECMLVCPVEAIGFNHERDSEKFIEIMTEYALGAVTGKQQKVGYMNFLVNITPDCDCVPWSDIPLVPDIGILASTDPVAIDAASLYLVNQQHGIVHSKLHSNFEIGEDKFKGVWENAEGNHQLDYGEKIGLGSRDYELINI
- the cobN gene encoding cobaltochelatase subunit CobN translates to DVNAALSLLQRTSISGKTVLPMGSSIYNRSNVTVILTSDSSELIANTTSDEYGDYSFNDVPNGNYAIVALQHVYSSSSSTWKWYTNTTEIVIENGEPLSDFDLRVSSKDTETDVNAALSLLQRTSISGKTVLPMGSSIYNRSNVTVLLLEEMEIQSPEVFTNSPHLNIAIVTGYASHTISLNEARDIINNDPEKNITFHYYLSESVNEHGADLSDMDVIYVQMLSSTTALNLMDTVNEAIENGAVVIDDNTALNESIPSNIDPDSFKEVLQVYWANGAYDASNIENLVYKIAYDCYGRKDLTVESPKELPDSAIYHPDMERHLTENLTTYLEWYQGRTNSSHAYDPALPTVGITFYKSYYPLNIEPVDALIREFESRGVNVIATYGSDNQPCGDYFKNDNETLVDAIATTTYFGNKFDAEELNVPVMNWVINNYMNLSEWENSSHPLPSNKMLKIDLPELEGSIDPIIVATSEINPDTQATEYRSIDYQLEWFVDRTIAQTNLADKPEEEKKIAIIYYSHGGGKDSIGASYLNVASSLCNMLVEMEKAGYNVNTTHIPNQTALIDTMLTQGINIGTWAPGELEKLVETGNVVLLPVETYQQWFSELPEEKQQEVTDMWGPVPGEIMVYENDTGQYLVIPKIDAGDGVMLTPQPTRGWLQDNDVLYHDKDLPPHHQYIAFYLWLQKDDGYGADAIVHFGRHGTQEWLPGKQFGLSRYDWPSLMTGHLPVVYPYVMDGLGEGNQAKRRGNAVIIDHLVPPIIAAGSYGDHANLSDAIINYEMAVYEPQKEFHKAEIINLTKKLNLDEQLDMNLIENETTFEDEFLEELEHLLDDLKTTSMPYGLHILGTAMQGDELTGMINSMLGRNFADEVSKYNSSENAQLLLLDLVLNQGMNRTAAQQEVLGTTSLTIDHYLEDAQLYTASIQESENEINQTLRALDGQFIAANLGGDPVGKPDTLPTGRNFYAFDQRKVPTVAAWELGKLMADQMLEAHKEKHDGEYPRKVAYVLWAGETTRHEGVMEAQIFYLLGVEPVWDNGRVVDVKPIENLDRPRIDVVIQISGLYRDMFPDKVRLIDKAVQVSYEQDEPPINYVKQNSDLIRDALMNETPSLSESDAHNLSLLRIFGSADGAYGTGLPNAIEASDTWNNTDKLAELFLSRMSHAYGQNVWGTDVDSLYSMNLIDVEVTAHSRSSNLYGMFDNDDFVQYLGGLNLLIEYLSGNAPDSYVINLESPGSEEVQTLESYAFTELYSRYFNPTWIEGMMAHGYAGASEMSDFFEVLWMWEATNPELITDAMWEQAYQTYINDPEVSDWLKETSPYHYQSMTGRLLETTRKEGWDAPDEIVQHLVKEYVESVVENGFTCCHHTCGNPLLDEYVQGIMSVPGVVDQETAEEYQRLRQELTGTTQSNGDTQSSTTSSKSSSSGGTGEAQIVSSGTENQTYASPGGYGESLQEPLPQESSSYVEGYEMNKESQQPEKSSSMAFSGADIIGTILVLMAVGVMYAGYRRRGI